In Opitutus sp., one genomic interval encodes:
- the ltrA gene encoding group II intron reverse transcriptase/maturase — MYGELYRQDILSDALDQVIANDGVPGVDGFEVETLAKNEAYRAAWLLALAEEMRTKTYRPSPVLRVYIWKDQARTKRRALGIPTVKDRVVQSAAVIVLQPILEADFHDHSYAYRPKRRTHQAMDKVKEALLSGKVEVVDADLSSYFDMIPHRELLQLVAKRVSDGSVLRLIKTWLRAPIVEEDRDTGCRKVSANRCGTPQGGVISPLLANLYLNDLDHAVNEKCEQKPTMVRYADDLLILCKPGQGAGLQTRLKRWLEARKLKLNEEKTRLVDTRKEGFEFLGFSVAWRQGMKSKRRYPHVEPSAKSLAKLRDKVRMELVLNCVD, encoded by the coding sequence TTGTATGGAGAGCTGTATCGGCAGGACATTCTGTCGGATGCGCTCGATCAGGTGATCGCCAATGACGGCGTGCCGGGAGTGGACGGGTTCGAGGTGGAAACGCTCGCAAAGAACGAAGCCTATCGGGCGGCATGGCTGCTTGCGCTGGCGGAGGAAATGCGAACGAAAACCTACCGACCCAGTCCGGTCCTGCGCGTCTATATATGGAAGGATCAGGCCAGGACCAAACGTCGTGCGCTGGGCATCCCTACGGTGAAAGACCGGGTGGTGCAAAGCGCGGCGGTGATCGTGTTGCAGCCAATCCTAGAGGCGGACTTCCATGACCATTCCTACGCCTACCGGCCGAAACGTCGGACCCATCAGGCGATGGACAAAGTTAAAGAGGCCCTGCTGAGCGGAAAGGTGGAGGTGGTGGACGCGGATTTATCGAGCTACTTCGATATGATCCCGCACCGCGAACTCCTGCAATTGGTGGCCAAACGGGTGAGCGATGGGAGCGTGTTGCGTTTAATAAAAACGTGGCTGCGCGCACCCATCGTGGAAGAGGACCGGGACACGGGGTGCCGCAAGGTGAGCGCGAACCGGTGTGGCACGCCACAAGGCGGAGTTATATCGCCTCTGCTGGCGAACCTCTACCTCAACGACCTCGATCATGCGGTGAATGAGAAGTGCGAACAAAAGCCGACGATGGTGCGTTACGCCGACGACCTCCTGATCCTGTGCAAACCGGGTCAAGGGGCGGGGCTGCAAACGCGACTGAAACGGTGGCTGGAGGCACGTAAGTTAAAGCTCAACGAAGAGAAAACCCGACTGGTGGATACACGAAAGGAAGGCTTTGAGTTCCTCGGTTTTTCCGTCGCATGGCGGCAAGGCATGAAGAGCAAACGAAGGTATCCGCACGTGGAACCCAGTGCGAAAAGTCTGGCCAAGTTACGCGACAAAGTGCGGATGGAGCTAGTGCTTAATTGCGTAGATTAA
- a CDS encoding ATP-binding protein: MKTEPEKPDLLKDQLKYLKLGYLLRHHGELTAEAAKARCSHAEFLRRLVQAETQDRQIRALERRIQAARFPVKKTVDQFQWDWPKELNEAQVRHLFELGFVKERTNAVFCGGVGLGKTHLASALGYAACQAGYTVLFTTAVDAINALVTAQSLHRLQAELKRYMTPAVLVLDEVGYLPLDKSGADLLFQIVSQRYERGSLIVTTNKAYKHWAGIFNNDAGITAAILDRLLHRAQTVVIEGKSYRMKDRLADEPAS; this comes from the coding sequence ATGAAAACAGAACCCGAAAAACCCGATTTATTAAAAGACCAGCTCAAGTATCTGAAACTCGGTTACCTGTTGCGTCACCACGGCGAACTGACCGCCGAGGCGGCCAAGGCGCGCTGTTCGCACGCCGAATTTTTACGCCGACTGGTGCAGGCCGAGACCCAGGACCGCCAGATCCGGGCGCTGGAGCGGCGTATCCAGGCGGCGCGCTTCCCGGTCAAGAAAACCGTCGACCAGTTCCAGTGGGACTGGCCCAAGGAGTTGAACGAAGCGCAGGTGCGGCACCTCTTCGAACTGGGCTTTGTCAAGGAGCGCACCAACGCGGTGTTTTGCGGTGGTGTGGGGCTTGGGAAGACACATCTCGCGAGCGCGTTGGGCTACGCGGCCTGCCAGGCGGGTTACACGGTGCTGTTTACGACGGCGGTGGACGCGATCAACGCTTTGGTCACCGCCCAGTCCCTGCACCGGTTGCAAGCCGAGTTGAAGCGTTACATGACCCCTGCGGTGCTCGTGCTCGATGAGGTCGGCTACCTGCCGCTCGACAAGTCGGGGGCCGACCTGCTCTTCCAGATCGTCAGCCAACGCTACGAACGCGGCTCGCTGATCGTCACCACCAACAAGGCCTACAAACACTGGGCAGGGATCTTTAACAACGACGCTGGCATCACCGCGGCGATCCTGGACCGCCTGCTGCACCGCGCTCAGACCGTCGTCATCGAGGGCAAATCCTACCGCATGAAAGACCGCCTGGCCGACGAACCTGCAAGCTGA